The window AAATACCATAGCCAAAATCATCCCCGTTTGCCATTCAGATCATTTGAGTTTTTGAGTCAGTTGTTATTAAAAGCTCCGTCAATTCTTCTTCCGGAACACCAGATTTCTTTTCTGCCAAGTTGTATCGGAGTTGGGGGTGTAGAAGACATTTGAATTCGCTGCACGCGGTTCCGTCTGTGGTCTCCGATCCTGGTTGCTTCTCATAAGTCATACCACCACTCTTATAATTGGAAAAGCTGTCACCCTTTGAGTCGGCGAGTCGATACCTTTTGAGCTCTCCGTTCAAGGTCCCTATTTTAGCCAAGGTTCAAGAGAACGTTGATTTATTCAGGTCCAACTCTTGCTCTGTTTCTCTAATCTCTTTTGGCTTGCTATCTGATCTTATAAAtggcttgaatttgaatttgaatgtGTTATCTGTCGTGGGTTGCCCAAAATACTTAGTAgtgaaaaaagataaaatagcAGCAGTAGCAAGCAGAATATATGCAGCAAcaacaaagtgaaagaagaacaaaagaagcACCAGGACTATCATCTTGTCTTAAGTCTTGTCTGTACAAAGATCAATTTTGCTTGCTTAAGCACctgaagaacaaaagaagtacCAGAACAAAAGAAGCACCAGGACTATCATCTTGTCTAAAGTCTTGTCTGTTCAAAGATCAATTCTGCGCTTAAGCACCAGAAGAACAAAAGAAGCACCCGAACAAAAATGGCAATGGATACATAATTTTCTTGTTAACACGGGACCAGACTATTACCTCCACAATAAGCCTCTTGTTATGAGTTTTCTCTTTTCCTATTCACCTGCCAAAGACAAATAAGATAGCATACATATGAGACTACACAGTAGATATAGATTCAAATGGAGATCAAACGCCAAAGGTCATACGCAAGAactgaaaatttaaaacaaagGTTGCTTAGATATTATAAAAGCTTGGAATGGAACAAACTAAGCTTGAACTATAACATATTAAAATAGCTTCATGTATCAGACTATAGTTCCAAGTACTTAGCATATTACAAAAGCTTGGAACTGAAACAAACTAAAAACTCCAAGAGCATACACAAGAACAAAAAATTGACTTCCTTCTGCCTTTCAAGCATAGAATAACTTCTTTCCAACTGATTAGAACAAGTTAGTTACTGGATCTTTGAGTTACCATAAATTAAAGACTTaggcccgtttggccatagattttgtaagtttttttcaaaaaacttttGGCAAAACatgtttgtttatatattttatcTATGTTttggcaaattttgaaaataaaattttcaaatcccaaaactaGCTCTAGACAtgtttttggcccaaaatattaatgttagatttttgaaaattttcaaaaattatcccaaacttttatattttataaaaaaaaaatcaccatCTATTATGACCCAACTAATCCACCAGCTAATTACTATCATTTTCATTTGGACGGATGGATCTTGTAATGATATTGCAATTTGACGAATTATAGTGGCTAGTAATTGTGTTATTAGCAGTTGATATTAAAATATTAGGTTATGATTTTAAGATAGTATATTATGTAATTCATTATaataatgataattttgtaccaaatttatcTATATTCAGAACTATGatttgtgataatgataatgaatggCATTGATGAAGGTTCTGCATATACAGGATCATTAGCAAgtttatttgtttgttattgttaggTAATTTTGATAGTTTTTATAACCCATGGGTATAAGTcacatttcatattttttcaaaaaaaaaagtgaaatatgttttgaaaaattatgtccaaacagatattcatcttcaaaccaaatattcaccaaaattagattttttaaaataaatttgagaatctacggccaaacgctagcttagtATTAAAATTTGGTGGGATCatctattattttttctttttttaataaatatgtaGGAGGCAAAGTAGGGAGGGAAAGATAAATCATcacaatatatattttattttaccaAACTGTTCCCATAAATAACCCTATTGTATCGCCTTTATAAACTGCCTTCATAACTTTATTTATGGTGACGGTTATTATCCTATTGGAACGGCTTTGCTTCAGAAGTGTCCCAAAAGTCTTTTAACTCTATTGGAACGATTAAAACCGTTCCAATACATAATCTATTGTAACAGTTCTCTAACAGTTCCAATAGAACCATTTTTTAGtagtgtgtgagagagagataTGTCGACAACTATAACAGGACTCATACAAGAACTAACTGGTCATAGCTTGATCGGTGGATACTGTCGCCGAACCGCTAACTGCTATGATAGAACGTGTCCCCATTGTTACTGCCATGTTATTAAACGTACCTACGGTTGCAGCTCCTAAATGATCATGGTAtagttgttatgtaaaaaaatgagtgtgatcAAAcattcggtgaaccttaaagtaaccgaaaGATATCTGTATTCTGTCACTCCGCAATGGGTTGCTTATTATGCTGAGTTTAATATCAAGgacgatgaaactctgagagattttttgaggactccggatgaataccaggaatttcttgtgataaaaatattggaaatgtacgtcaaggttgaaaacgttcgcaataatgaggtcgCGCAAAGCGGGGATATccctcagtcatcgggtggttattttagagcagttttagccgaacaggttccgACTGAAAGAATTTGtcctgatctaaacttatctccacgggcgaatgaggagcgaggaaataatttctctcctagtttacataatccacaagacgagtggtaaactttaattttcctttgtgttacggtgtttatttttgttgtattgaatttgtattaacactcatatatttcaCAGGTGATaccggccagatatgaattttacaggtTATGAACCAACGCCCAGTTAGAATATGCCTAGGtatggtgtgttggatcatggtggtccatctgagagtcatcaccaacaggataatATCCATCATGAGATGCCAACACATTAcgatttgtaagtgaagtgatataactatatgtaaagtatttatcaatttgagtaattcattattttgttggttgtgcagtgaaaacgagcatcCTGAAGGTcatgtccttactcaattgccaGAAGATGACATATTTAATCGAGATCTGGTAGATGCACAGAGTCAGGAAGAGAAtaatgattatgacaacaatgtcgATGAGTCTGGAgttgacacacccttccctgatgagggtgataaTGAGGAGAAAGAGAATGTTGGACCTGATTTGACtagggagcatgctccaccccccgttagaccaagagtgtacgagtcctgCGTGGCATTTCATTCAggggagattccctaccttgaccatttgccaagtatgccggatgtggatgccctcacaagggatattgacgaaattcggacagcaatgtgggatgaatctagagcaaGGGTGCtatcaaagggcatgctttttcccGATAAAGCGCGCCTAACCAGGGCGGTGCTAATGTACAGCGTAAAAGAGTATCGTGAGATCACGACACACGATTCATCTCCAGATGTATACAAGGTAGTCTGTCgtagatggtttacgggttgtaATTGGATGATGCatgcgaggaagaagaaaataaatatgtgggttgtgggtaaatacattggcacccacaattgtgaaatggacacatccaatgggaatcattttaacttgaatgttgacttgatttctcttgttttgattccacacattgaagtgTCCATAAGGAACAAAatcaaagagtgtataacatcaGTCCACCACGAATATGGGtgcaccattaccaaaagaaaggcatttctcgggtgcaaacgtgcatttgaaattatttatggtaactgggataagtcttttgcatctctacccaggtacatggctgcattgtaatactttaaccccgggactgttgttgattGGAAGCTCGAGCGGAGTCCGAGAATACCAAAACATATATTCTTAAACCAACAATTAATGGTTTTCTACATTgtcggccggtaatatccatagacggcactcatgtctatgaaaagtatgatattaagttgttgatcgccgttgcagtagatgctaatgaaAGTATATTTCCCTTAGCTTTTCCtattgtgccaatgaaagccaggAGACATGgacactatttttgaaccacttgaaagagcacgttaTCAAACAACGTTCAAGTATTTGTATAATATCTtatcggcatggtggtattttagGTTCTGTACAGAATTTGCGTGCATTGCAGGAATCGTATACCTATCATCGTTACTGTGTGAGGCGCCTTAAGGCCAATTTTCAGAAAGCATATCCCAACAAggatttgcatgatttaatgtggatggctgtaacagatcaccaagagtgtaaattcaaGAGGCGCATGGAATCTATGAGGCAGGAAGACGAGGGAGCCTatcattggttgatgcgacatgagcttgacaagtgcACTTTGCATGTGGATGGTGGTAGAAAatggggaattctgactacaaatgtgtcagagccTTTCAAcaggttattgaagtctgcacgtggattgaCTGTCACTGCCATagtgcggatgtcattcaagcagatggcggagaggtttatTGAAAGGGCTAGAGGTGTatcgtcattgatggaaaggggtgttgaatttatgccaataccaataaaaagatttgagaaatataggTGACGAGCACACTAGCATTCATATTTACAGTATTGCAATGAgcgaaatattt is drawn from Nicotiana tabacum cultivar K326 chromosome 22, ASM71507v2, whole genome shotgun sequence and contains these coding sequences:
- the LOC142176474 gene encoding uncharacterized protein LOC142176474 gives rise to the protein MPRYGVLDHGGPSESHHQQDNIHHEMPTHYDFENEHPEGHVLTQLPEDDIFNRDLVDAQSQEENNDYDNNVDESGVDTPFPDEGDNEEKENVGPDLTREHAPPPVRPRVYESCVAFHSGEIPYLDHLPSMPDVDALTRDIDEIRTAMWDESRARVLSKGMLFPDKARLTRAVLMYSVKEYREITTHDSSPDVYKVVCRRWFTGCNWMMHARKKKINMWVVGKYIGTHNCEMDTSNGNHFNLNVDLISLVLIPHIEVSIRNKIKECITSVHHEYGCTITKRKAFLGCKRAFEIIYGNWDKSFASLPRYMAAL